One window of the Microtus ochrogaster isolate Prairie Vole_2 unplaced genomic scaffold, MicOch1.0 UNK108, whole genome shotgun sequence genome contains the following:
- the Cacng7 gene encoding voltage-dependent calcium channel gamma-7 subunit produces the protein MSHCSSRALTLLSSVFGACGLLLVGIAVSTDYWLYMEEGTVLPQNQTTEVKMALHAGLWRVCFFAGREKGRCVASEYFLEPEINLVTENTENILKTVRTATPFPMVSLFLVFTAFVISNIGHIRPQRTILAFVSGIFFILSGLSLVVGLVLYISSINDEVMNRPSSSEQYFHYRYGWSFAFAASSFLLKEGAGVMSVYLFTKRYAEEEMYRPHPAFYRPRLSDCSDYSGQFLQPEAWRRGRSPSDISSDVSIQMTQNYPPAIKYPDHLHISTSPC, from the exons ATGAGTCACTGCAGCAGCCGTGCCCTGACCCTGCTGAGCAGCGTGTTTGGTGCCTGCGGCCTGCTCCTTGTGGGCATCGCGGTCAGCACGGACTACTGGCTGTACATGGAAGAGGGGACCGTTTTGCCGCAGAACCAGACCACCGAGGTCAAGATGGCACTGCACGCTGGCCTCTGGAGAGTCTGCTTCTTTGCAG GTCGGGAGAAGGGGCGTTGTGTGGCTTCCGAGTACTTTCTTGAACCAGAGATCAACTTGGTGACGGAAAACACGGAGAATATTTTGA AGACGGTACGCACGGCTACTCCCTTCCCAATGGTTAGTCTCTTCCTTGTGTTCACCGCCTTTGTCATCAGCAACATCGGCCACATCCGACCTCAGAGGACCATTCTGGCCTTCGTGTCTGGCATCTTCTTCATTTTATCAG GTCTCTCCTTGGTGGTGGGCTTGGTTCTGTACATCTCCAGCATCAATGATGAGGTCATGAACCGGCCCAGCAGCTCTGAGCAGTACTTTCACTATCGATATGGGTGGTCGTTTGCCTTCgctgcttcctctttccttctcaaaGAG GGGGCCGGAGTCATGTCCGTGTACTTATTCACCAAGCGCTATGCGGAGGAGGAGATGTATCGCCCGCACCCGGCCTTCTACCGCCCGCGTCTCAGCGACTGCTCTGACTACTCGGGCCAGTTTCTGCAGCCCGAGGCGTGGCGTCGAGGTCGCAGCCCTTCTGACATCTCCAGCGACGTCTCCATCCAGATGACGCAAAATTACCCTCCAGCCATCAAGTACCCCGACCACCTCCACATCTCCACTTCACCGTGCTGA